The Leptolyngbyaceae cyanobacterium DNA window ACCACACCGCTAAACTGGGGGCCAAGCTCAGAGGTCGCTGTAATATCGCTTTGCGGGGTAAGTCCATCTCGAAATTGAGTACCAAAAATCCCTTGTGCATTGATGCTCACCCGACCGCCAGCACCTCTTTGTGCGTTAGCAGTAATATCGCTATTTTCCAAAGCTACTAAGGTATTGGTGTCGATCGCGATGTTACCGCCAGTAGATTCACCCGCATCCGTTGCAATACGGCTGTTGCGGCGCAACTGGAGCGCAAGAGATTGCATATTTATATTTGCGCCCAGACCAGATGTAGTTCTCCCGTCAATGCTGCTTTGATTGTCCAGCGCGATCGAGTCTGCTACCACATTAATATTACCAGCACTCCCCGTTCCCAATGCTCGGACATTAAATATTGCCCCATCTTTAACAATTAATTCTCTTGCATTCACATTCAGCGAACCCCCATTTCCAGTAGCGTTGGGATTGTCAAAATTCAACAGGGTGCCAGCCGAGGCTTCAATTCTACTGCTCAACCCACGATTTGTGCCAATGCCTTGCACTTCGATGCGATCGGCATTTAAAGTAATATTCCCCGCATCTGCTGCACCCAAAGAAGCAGCCGAAATCAGCGCCCCATCTCGCAAGGTTAACAAAGGTGTCGAGAGGCGAATATCTCCACCTCTACCAGAACTTGCAGTCAAAGTAGTCAGAGAAGTCGGTGCGAAACCGAGATCTCCCAATACTCCAGACTCGCCGCTCACTTCTACAGATTCGGAAGCCGTCACAGTTAAATTTCCTCCCAGTCCCCCTTTTGTAGATAAGACAGTTTGCCCGATGATTACACCCGTCGCTAAACTAATTGTGGCTCCATCAAAAATACTCAGTCGCTTAGTATCGATCGTAATATCCCCTGATTTCCCATTGCCATCAAAAGAGTTTGTA harbors:
- a CDS encoding S-layer family protein encodes the protein TNSFDGNGKSGDITIDTKRLSIFDGATISLATGVIIGQTVLSTKGGLGGNLTVTASESVEVSGESGVLGDLGFAPTSLTTLTASSGRGGDIRLSTPLLTLRDGALISAASLGAADAGNITLNADRIEVQGIGTNRGLSSRIEASAGTLLNFDNPNATGNGGSLNVNARELIVKDGAIFNVRALGTGSAGNINVVADSIALDNQSSIDGRTTSGLGANINMQSLALQLRRNSRIATDAGESTGGNIAIDTNTLVALENSDITANAQRGAGGRVSINAQGIFGTQFRDGLTPQSDITATSELGPQFSGVVEINTPDVDPSAGLVELSTNFAEVSDRIATGCQASRTDRFAVVGRSGLPVTPYDSLNGWYDTTGVSSVRTQQQQNRRNLRSQSSNSQSSIVEVTRWEINQKGEVELVANASNSSAGSAWSRLTGCGQ